CGCTGCTGCGTGAGCGCGCTCAGGAGACCGAGGATCTGCGCAAGCTGCCGGACGCGAACGTCAAGGCGCTGGAAGACATCGGTTTCTTCAAGCTTCTGCAACCCGAGCAGTGGGGCGGCCTGCAATGCGACCCCACCATCTACTGTGAGGCGGTGCGTCGGTTGGCCAGCGCCTGCGGCTCGACCGGTTGGGTAGCAGGTGTACTGGCGGTGCACAACTGGCACCTGGCGCTGTTCGATCAGCAGGCTCAGGAAGATGTCTGGGCTGACGACCCGTCCGCACGGGTGTCCTCGTCCTACGCCCCGATGGGTGCGGGACATGCCGTCGACGGGGGCTATCTGGTGTCGGGATCATGGCAGTGGTCGTCGGGAAGTGCCCACGCCACCTGGGCCTTCCTCGGCGGCCCGGTCATCAAGGACGGCCGCCCGGTCGACTTCGGCAGCTTCCTGATCCCGATCAGCGACTACAAGATCGACGACGTGTGGAACGTCGTCGGCCTGCGCGGCACCGGCAGTAACACCGTCGTGGTCAAGGACGCGTTCGTGCCCAAGCACCGCTTCTTGTCCTACAAGGCGATGAACGACGGCACTGCAGGCGGCTACCGGACCAACACCGCCCCGGTCTACAAGATGCCTTGGGGCACAATCCATCCCACCACCATCTCGACCCCGATCGTGGGCATGGCCTACGGCGCTTACGACGCCCACGTCGAGCACCAGGGCAGGCGCGTCCGCGCGGCGTTCGCCGGCGAGAAGGCCAAGGACGATCCGTTCGCCAAGATCCGGATCGCCGAGGCGGCCAGCGACATCGACGCCGCCTGGCGCCAGCTGTCGGGCAATGTCGCCGACGAATATGCGCTGCTGGTCGCCGGTGAGGAGATCCCGTTCGAGCTGCGGGCCCGCGCCCGTCGCGATCAGGTGCGTGCCACCGGCCGCGCGATCGCCTCGATCGACCGTCTCTTCGAGGCCTCGGGTGCCACTGCGCTGTCCAACGACGCTCCGGTGCAGCGGTTCTGGCGTGATGCGCACGCTGGCCGGGTGCACGCCGCCAACGATCCCGAGCGCGCCTACCTGATCTTCGGCGACAACGAGTTCGGCCTGCCCCCGGCCGACACGATGGTCTGATTCATGACCAGTCACGCGGCCCCGCGGTGCCGCTCCCCCGGCTGGCTCCCCTACGTTGCCGAACTGCCTCCCTTACTGCCCGCGAGCGCAAGTTCGACCAGCATGTTGCTGCGTTCATCGGCAGTAAGGCCTCCCCAGACCCCATGCGGTTCGGGGAATCTCAGCGATTGTCTGAGGCAGGCGCGCTTCACTGGACACGTCTGGCAGATCGCTTTGGCACTGGCCACACGTCGTCGTCGGGCCGCGGCTCTTTCGCGATCGGGACCATAGAACACTATCGGGTCAGCGTCGCGGCAGTTGCCCCGTGAACGCCAATCCGGCGAGGCCGACTCGGGAATCGGCAGCTGGCAGGTGTTCATCGGACCAGCACGATGGGGTGCGGGAAGGTGGGCCATACATGCTCCTTTCGCGGTTACTGATGAGCCCCCTGAGACTGTCCACGAGAAGTCAGTTCAGTCGACCGAACGTCGCGGTGAACCAGCAGGCTCCGAGCGGGTTTTCGTCACAACCTTCTCGAACGCGAGATTGGGGTCGACCACGGGCCCGTTTCGGAGCATCGCCACGTCATGGAAATAGTTCATCGACATCACCCATGGACCGTCGACGCCGCGCCGAGGCAATTCGCCCAGAGCCCGCTGCACGTATCCTGCCGAGAAGTCCAGCAGCGGACGGGTTTCCATCTCAGGATCGGCGACCGGCCACACCATGTCGTAGCCTTGGCTGTCCATGTGGCTCAGCAGCCGGCAGAAATGCTCGCACAATAGGTCGATCTTGAGCGTCCACGACGAGTTCGTGTAGCCGAACGCGAGCACGAAGTTGGGAACGCCGGACAGCATCATGCCCTTGTAGGCCACGGTTTTCGACAGGTCGACCGGCTCACCGTCTACCGTGAGCATCATCCCGCCGAGCAATTGGATATTCAATCCGGTTGCGATGACAATGATGTCGGCATCGAGCTCGCGGCCGGACTCCAGCAGGATGCCGTTCTCGGTGAAGGTCGCGATACGGTCGGTGACCACCGAGGCGCTACCCGCACCGAGCACGGCGAACAGATCCCCGTCGGGCACTGCGCACAGCCGCTGATCCCACGGGTTGTAGCGAGGGCTGAAATGCTCGTCCACCGGATACCCGGCGGGTAACTTGGCCGCATTGGCCCAGCGGATCACGGCCCGGGCGGCCTTCGGAAATGTCTGGCAGAACGTATAGACACCACGTTGTTTAAGGATGTTCTTACGCCGGGTCAGCGCATAGCCGCGCTCGTCGCCCAGCAACCGCTTGGCGGTGTTGGCAAACTTGTCCTTGGCCGGCACCGGCATCACATAGGTCGGTGAGCGCTGCAACATGGTGACGTGAGCAGCGGTGCCCGCCAACGACGGGACCAGTGTGACCGCGGTGGCACCGCTCCCGATCACGACGACCTTCTTGCCGGCGTAGTCCAGATCCTCGGGCCAATGCTGAGGATGCACGATCTGTCCGGTGAACCGGTCGGCGCCCTCGAACGTCGGGGTGTAGCCGTGGTCGTAGCGATAGTATCCGCCCCCACAGAACAGCCAGCTCGCCGAAACCTGCACCAGTTCCG
Above is a window of Mycolicibacterium boenickei DNA encoding:
- the hsaA gene encoding 3-hydroxy-9,10-secoandrosta-1,3,5(10)-triene-9,17-dione monooxygenase oxygenase subunit — translated: MTSVQQGITRAAHDTRTVLAGVDELLPLLRERAQETEDLRKLPDANVKALEDIGFFKLLQPEQWGGLQCDPTIYCEAVRRLASACGSTGWVAGVLAVHNWHLALFDQQAQEDVWADDPSARVSSSYAPMGAGHAVDGGYLVSGSWQWSSGSAHATWAFLGGPVIKDGRPVDFGSFLIPISDYKIDDVWNVVGLRGTGSNTVVVKDAFVPKHRFLSYKAMNDGTAGGYRTNTAPVYKMPWGTIHPTTISTPIVGMAYGAYDAHVEHQGRRVRAAFAGEKAKDDPFAKIRIAEAASDIDAAWRQLSGNVADEYALLVAGEEIPFELRARARRDQVRATGRAIASIDRLFEASGATALSNDAPVQRFWRDAHAGRVHAANDPERAYLIFGDNEFGLPPADTMV
- a CDS encoding WhiB family transcriptional regulator, giving the protein MAHLPAPHRAGPMNTCQLPIPESASPDWRSRGNCRDADPIVFYGPDRERAAARRRRVASAKAICQTCPVKRACLRQSLRFPEPHGVWGGLTADERSNMLVELALAGSKGGSSAT
- a CDS encoding flavin-containing monooxygenase; translated protein: MIDIEHLDVLIIGAGISGIGAAYYLQREHPGRSYAILEARGAIGGTWDLFRYPGIRSDSDLHTFGYEFKPWRDEYAIATADKILAYLRETVSENGIDDRIRFHHKVLGAAWDTAQARWTVDIERTESEGADPELVQVSASWLFCGGGYYRYDHGYTPTFEGADRFTGQIVHPQHWPEDLDYAGKKVVVIGSGATAVTLVPSLAGTAAHVTMLQRSPTYVMPVPAKDKFANTAKRLLGDERGYALTRRKNILKQRGVYTFCQTFPKAARAVIRWANAAKLPAGYPVDEHFSPRYNPWDQRLCAVPDGDLFAVLGAGSASVVTDRIATFTENGILLESGRELDADIIVIATGLNIQLLGGMMLTVDGEPVDLSKTVAYKGMMLSGVPNFVLAFGYTNSSWTLKIDLLCEHFCRLLSHMDSQGYDMVWPVADPEMETRPLLDFSAGYVQRALGELPRRGVDGPWVMSMNYFHDVAMLRNGPVVDPNLAFEKVVTKTRSEPAGSPRRSVD